Proteins encoded within one genomic window of Oncorhynchus nerka isolate Pitt River linkage group LG17, Oner_Uvic_2.0, whole genome shotgun sequence:
- the prrc2c gene encoding LOW QUALITY PROTEIN: protein PRRC2C (The sequence of the model RefSeq protein was modified relative to this genomic sequence to represent the inferred CDS: inserted 1 base in 1 codon): MSEKSGQSTKAKDGKTKYATLSLFNTYKGKSLETQKTAVAARHGLQSLGKVAVSRRMPPPANLPSLKAENKGNDPNVNIVPKDGSGWASRPEGGDDRQSETPPPQPKPAAPQPPEVSSSIGGSRSWANSKPPPQLEGGAPRVSSQFHQEFPSLQAAGEAEKGEGQEEEPYGPGPSLRPQNVGSWREGGGRNLTTGASPSEMDSRGPEEGGSAFSTPSPPGEAEEGGRVPPNEKGEVRERLPLSVQPASLSSQPQLQSSSSVPAQPKLNGGQQASAGVPPQFHPQFRGMMPPYMFHAYPRMPFAPMPGNIRYPVPQDGARRVRPQQGPPQGWLKDPDRPCIISATELKELDNLDTEADEGWAGAQMEVDYTEKLNFSDDEENQAAKEKGENWEWIGKVERMRPLRPSEGSKGSWVDGRDPRAPSPGSIGQYKTGPPQDYQGQPGVRLVGSRAPRVAKSPTAAPSGEEESEAWRQQRKKQDLSEAVERARRRREEEEKRMEEQRLAACAEKLKRLNEKLRPATEATSVPAGETSNEEMGAVCEDTPPLSVPPPISSPAPSQADPLPQPLTIPAPLQDRERMERERMESENKRMERVEPSAEDSQFVPRQPSPPVQRPESIPPEPQLGEGTLGEVGPLSEVSPLVDESQTERLIPMPIREYFSTDESRVEGRVPLSLPRMDPPIGEDTPLAPPDLEGEAGVAIRPSLTSGYSKQFQKSLPPRFLRQQEQMKQQQWQQQQQQGGGGGGGGGGGTVSPSGGGSVAAPQQQHRSLYQPIGPPHHQQHLANMGFDPRWLMMQSYMDPRIMSGRPPLDMPNMHPGPGRMGPKQIVRREAGDKSSSSSDSFDHLTRPIRDHSLPSEPRTVWGSDPYAQTDPLTSATPPKGWEDKDTRLDSGLELDRGLPVIYPSQDISPLEPRSKIDLFRNHTEPLSAFGPGPEEAPGSLQTERGPGESPFEPEEPGLPTGEEVEALGQAMLQRTISQGSSHSLKLDEPRFDSLPLGTKTLELQDAGERPGPDELKPRKDPFSQAAVANNRPTPPSDSLHKPEKLPLSVPSKQKAELRLGGRSVAGRREGPGGERPVRRSGPIKKPVLRDMKEEREQREERERHRERGERGERPKKEERGGAKAAFAPAAVSGGPRDRPQGERERDRERDGKREAPETEEGPVNGPQRSRDTQALSGAQAPASQDNKTDKPMTNDKHPEPKLSCRKESNLPPRAYRREERERERERERDREREMERDRERDWPADGFRARGRGEYYSRGRSFRGTYSGRNRGGRGRSRGEYPYREPRSRSDLPTTGGGIAFRCCREESETRSESSDFEVMPKRRRRRGSNTESESEGGRESASDTGASDREPSAKPPRPLRRELPGEPRSGPHKPGFGPPHLGEKGGLRGGDEEGRPKPGFLPKGEPSRRGRGGLYSRRGGTRERGGPRSAPLRRPGTRELSSQWPSKPMETFRPEDTEPSSRYDNRDTHSDRRPVRGDRDRPFEVKKFGEGGPQSSRDRERPRRPRPARPPRQDKPPRFRRLKEREAAVLAGGETGPGPTSTASLPALVRASGPGPVSLSPTLSRASGTPVTIPVEGGPTAVDLHLTSDPALPDATPPTTSAMGTKSPDFSNQNSSDQANEEWETASESSDFNERREREERRGALEAANAATQPSAPAPLPPQGSAPPSRTPTEGGMTPKREAAGPAWARRSFSSQRPVERQNRRGNSGPKPGRGYTGGKGERRGGAKAGRRGAAPNPDSAPGGGAVRPGGKDPSGRRKDEAKQTKQKPKEKENALLQFDLNNYASVVIIDDHPEVTTLEDTQSNTADDGFTEVVSRKQQKRLQDEERRKKEEQTTQHYGKKGSGEKGRXGGGGGKLPPRFAKKQQQQQASLQQQASQPQPPPPPKKNKPHLSAPQFPPPSQPAASPQTLEGSLTPLPSALTPTIVDFSSKTSLPAVALATQPHSTLGTELWENKVAGSTVLPDVKKLGPISPPQPPSVSAWNKPLTTFTGAVTPEGVKPGSEGSVDLGMDRIQFGAPSSAGSTDSDGVPAMLETGPDNKLPAPKEQRQKQPRAGPIKTQKLPDMEPKEYKPGPIGKERSLRNRKAKDIHGGEGEGLDGGIVPGGGASRAVDSSPTNTDTSVPELGGDIEVMITIASSEYGSSSKESVTDYTTPSSSLADSVPTGGSKMEESLVANVPLPHSLPLPRREALQQSSSLSTVSPASVDLTLKMESARKAWENSPSLVEKSSPVTSSSPITSCTSSSYSSFSSASMPQIPVASVTPSTSLTGAGTYTTSSLSTKTTTASDPPNICKVKPQQLQTGSMSGTSFSQLGCVAPLLPQQQQTPQVYVSQSAAAQIPAFYMDTSHLFSNPRLAPPSLAQQQGYQPRLSQQAAVQQIPIPIYAPLQGQHQHTHQHTHSHQAQLGLSTGPPVSQPQDLFSSSLQPYRSQQAFMQSSLSQPSPMMLSGPSLHSYPGVGGPDLGKPQSSLAYQQPSNTHIPIMFEPQLNQPSGMGGSQLIDTHLLQVWEKRQGMSQHSNLYSGQVQQHGQSSYYSNTQSPSSAMQQVQVSLPGSQLGLPNYGSGGGQPLLALPPTPPQAQPPSLSRQPPISQPYRGPFGPGPTHSMMQPPSSKMCEMDLKLFGSGMDMKPGTPPHSARSTTPTSSPYRASSTSPSSQSSKMNSMLYQKQFQPSSAAMRVTQHFPGQFNPQILSQPNMVSPLVRPPPHTQHANSFGGGMQRSPMGPPPMSPSLGGGLMPHPRPLPQQQQFPQHPPRGPPPPAPRGPPGPRGNQAEQDLKAKQRAEVLQSTHKFFSEQQLKAPSVSKPTRLDQGGCKPPLDILPPNHQTVGVVERPEPDKSSLSVGKPIRTGPIKPQAIKPEEGK; encoded by the exons ATGTCAGAGAAGTCAGGGCAGAGCACCAAGGCAAAGGATGGCAAGACCAAGTATGCAACCCTTAGCCTCTTCAACACATACAAGGGCAAGTCTCTGGAGACCCAGAAAACTGCAG TTGCTGCCAGACATGGGCTCCAGAGTTTGGGAAAGGTTGCCGTCAGTCGACGCATGCCCCCCCCTGCCAACCTGCCCAGTTTGAAGGCAGAGAATAAGGGCAACGACCCCAACGTTAACATCGTCCCCAAGGACGGCAGTGGCTGGGCCTCCAGACCTGAGGGAGGAGACGATAG GCAGTCTGAGACCCCCCCTCCCCAGCCTAAGCCCGCTGCCCCCCAACCCCCAGAGGTCTCGTCCTCTATAGGGGGCAGCAGATCCTGGGCCAACAGTAAGCCACCACCACAGCTAGAAGGAGGAGCCCCTCGTGTGAGCAGCCAGTTCCACCAGGAGTTCCCCAGTTTGCAGGCGGCTGGGGAGGCGGAGAAAGGggaggggcaggaggaggagcCTTATGGACCTGGACCCAGTCTCAGACCTCAGA ATGTTGGTAGTTGGCGAGAGGGCGGGGGCAGGAATCTGACCACAGGAGCCAGCCCTTCTGAGATGGACAGCCGTGggccagaggagggagggtcgGCTTTCAGCACCCCCTCACCCCCTGGGGAGGCGGAGGAGGGGGGCAGGGTGCCCCCTAATGAAAAGGGAGAAGTCAGGGAGAGGCTGCCCCTGTCTGTCCAGCCTgcatccctctcctcccagcctcagctacaatcctcctcctctgtgcctgCCCAGCCTAAACTCAACGGGGGCCAGCAGGCCTCTGCCGGGGTGCCTCCCCAGTTCCACCCCCAGTTCAGGGGCATGATGCCACCCTAT ATGTTCCACGCGTACCCCAGAATGCCCTTTGCTCCAATGCCAGGGAACATAAGATACCCTGTTCCACAGGATGGAGCcag GAGGGTCCGCCCCCAGCAGGGCCCCCCCCAGGGCTGGCTCAAGGATCCAGACAGACCCTGCATCATCAGCGCTACAGAGCTCAAAGAGCTTGACAACCTGGACACTGAAGCTGACGAGGGCTGGGCTG GAGCTCAAATGGAGGTAGACTACACAGAGAAACTCAACTTCAGTGACGATGAGGAGAACCAAGCCGCCAAGGAGAAAGGAGAAAACTG GGAGTGGATCGGTAAAGTGGAGCGGATGAGGCCGCTGCGCCCCTCAGAGGGCAGCAAAGGCTCATGGGTAGATGGAAGGGACCCCAGGGCGCCCTCCCCAGGCAGTATAGGGCAGTACAAGACCGGCCCACCACAGGACTACCAG GGTCAGCCAGGTGTGCGCTTGGTAGGCAGCAGAGCCCCTCGCGTGGCCAAATCCCCCACCGCAGCTCCCTCTGGCGAGGAGGAGTCAGAGGCCTGGCGCCAGCAACGCAAGAAGCAGGACTTGTCGGAAGCAGTAGAAAGAGCCAggcggaggagagaagaggaggagaagaggatggaaGAGCAGAGACTCGCCGCCTGCGCAGAGAAACTCAAGCGCCTTAACGAGAAACTCCGCCCAGCAACAGAGGCCACATCCGTCCCTGCCGGAGAGACAAgcaatgaagagatgggagctGTGTGTGAAGACACACCCCCTTTGTCTGTTCCTCCCCCCATCTCTAGCCCTGCACCTTCTCAGGCTGACCCTCTCCCACAACCCCTGACCATACCAGCCCCTCtccaagacagagagaggatggaaagagagaggatggagagcgaGAACAAGAGGATGGAAAGAGTAGAGCCTAGTGCGGAGGATAGTCAGTTTGTGCctcgccagcccagccctccGGTTCAAAGACCAGAGTCCATACCCCCAGAGCCTCAGCTCGGAGAAGGCACCCTAGGTGAGGTGGGCCCCCTGAGCGAGGTAAGCCCCCTGGTGGATGAGAGCCAGACTGAGAGACTGATTCCCATGCCTATCCGAGAGTACTTCAGCACCGATGAGAGTAGAG tggagGGGCGTgtgcccctgtctctgccccgtATGGACCCCCCCATTGGAGAGGACACCCCGCTGGCCCCCCCAGAcctggagggagaggcaggggttGCCATACGCCCCTCTCTCACCTCGGGATACTCCAAACAATTCCAGAAGTCTCTGCCCCCACGCTTCCTCAGGCAGCAG GAGCAGAtgaagcagcagcagtggcagcagcaacagcagcagggtggtggtggaggaggaggtggtggtggtgggactGTGTCCCCATCAGGAGGAGGAAGTGTAGCTGCCCCCCAGCAGCAGCACCGCTCCCTGTACCAGCCCATCGGCCCCCCTCACCATCAGCAGCACCTGGCTAACATGGGCTTTGACCCCCGCTGGCTCATGATGCAGTCATACATGGACCCCCGCATAATGTCTGGAAGACCACCGCTCGACATGCCAAACATGCACCCTGGACCTG GGCGGATGGGTCCTAAGCAGATAGTTCGTAGGGAAGCAGGGGACAAGTCCAGCTCCAGTTCTGACTCCTTTGACCACCTGACCAGGCCCATACGGGACCACAGTCTCCCCTCTGAACCACGTACAGTGTGGGGGTCTGACCCGTACGCACAAACTGATCCCCTAACCTCTGCCACTCCCCCTAAAGGATGGGAGGACAAGGACACCAG GTTGGACTCTGGGTTGGAGCTGGACCGGGGTTTACCAGTTATTTACCCCAGCCAGGATATCAGTCCTCTTGAACCCCGCAGCAAGATTGACTTATTCAGAAATCACACAGAACCCCTGTCAGCATTTGGCCCGGGCCCCGAGGAGGCTCCAGGATccctgcagacagagagagggcctGGTGAGTCCCCCTTTGAGCCAGAGGAGCCTGGCCTGCCCACTGGAGAGGAAGTTGAGGCTCTGGGACAGGCCATGCTACAGAGGACCATCTCCCAGGGCTCCAGCCACTCACTCAAACTGGACGAGCCTAGGTTCGACAGCCTACCCCTGGGCACAAAGACACTTGAGCTCCAGGATGCAGGGGAGAGGCCAGGCCCAGATGAACTGAAGCCTAGGAAAGATCCTTTCTCCCAGGCTGCTGTGGCCAACAACAGGCCCACCCCTCCATCCGACAGCCTCCACAAGCCAGAGAAGCTGCCCTTGTCAGTCCCTAGCAAGCAGAAGGCTGAGTTGCGTTTGGGAGGGAGGTCAGTGGCCGGCCGGAGGGAAGGGCCAGGGGGTGAGAGGCCTGTACGCAGGTCTGGACCCATTAAGAAACCTGTACTCCGAGACATGAAGGAAGAGCGAGAGcagcgggaggagagagagcgacacagagagagaggggaaagaggggagagacccAAGAAGGAGGAGCGAGGAGGAGCAAAAGCTGCCTTCGCGCCTGCTGCTGTGTCTGGGGGCCCCAGGGACAGGccccagggagaaagagagagggacagggagagggatgggaagaGGGAGGCCCCTGAGACTGAGGAAGGGCCTGTGAATGGCCCCCAGAGATCCAGAGACACACAAGCCCTATCAGGAGCACAGGCACCAGCCTCCCAGGACAACAAGACAGACAAACCAATGACCAATGATAAACACCCCGAACCTAAACTATCCTGTAGGAAGGAGTCCAACCTTCCTCCAAGGGCCTACCGccgtgaggagagggagagggagcgagaaagagaaagggatcgggaaagagagatggagcgggacagagagagagactggccggCTGATGGTTTTCGagccagaggcagaggagagtaCTACTCGCGAGGACGGAGTTTCCGGGGTACTTACAGTGGTCGAAATAGAGGTGGCCGGGGTCGTAGTCGAGGGGAGTACCCTTACCGGGAGCCACGCTCGCGCTCAGACCTCCCAACCACCGGTGGCGGCATTGCCTTCCGCTGCTGCCGTGAAGAGAGCGAGACGCGCAGCGAGAGCTCTGACTTCGAGGTGATGCCCAAACGCAGGAGGCGCCGTGGCTCCAATACCGAATCGGAGAGTGAAGGAGGACGGGAGTCCGCTAGCGACACAGGGGCTTCAGACCGTGAGCCCAGCGCTAAACCACCCCGACCGCTCCGCAGGGAACTACCAGGAGAGCCCCGCTCCGGACCACACAAACCTGGCTTTGGACCCCCTCAcctgggagagaaaggagggctCAGGGGAGGAGACGAGGAGGGTAGGCCCAAGCCAGGCTTCCTGCCCAAAGGAGAGCCGTcacggagggggagagggggcctGTACAGCAGGCGAGGGGgcaccagggagagaggaggtcctAGGTCAGCTCCTCTCAGACGACCAGGAACCAGAGAGTTGTCCTCCCAGTGGCCCTCTAAACCCATGGAGACCTTCCGCCCTGAGGACACAGAACCCTCATCACGCTACGACAATCGGGACACCCACTCTGACCGACGGCCTGTACGAGGGGACAGAGACCGTCCTTTCGAGGTGAAGAAGTTTGGGGAGGGGGGACCCCAgagtagcagagacagagagaggccccGTCGTCCTCGCCCAGCCCGACCCCCCAGACAGGACAAACCCCCCCGCTTCCGGAGGCTGAAGGAAAGAGAGGCTGCTGTCttagctggaggagagacaggaccTGGACCCACCTCCACTGCCTCCCTCCCAGCCTTAGTGCGTGCCTCTGGGCCtggccctgtctccctgtcccctaccctctccagagCTTCAGGGACCCCTGTCACCATTCCTGTAGAGGGGGGACCCACAGCCGTTGACCTGCACCtgacctctgacccagccctgcctgatgccacccctcccaccacctcTGCCATGGGCACCAAGTCACCTGACTTTTCCAACCAGAACTCTTCTGACCAGGCCAACGAGGAGTGGGAGACGGCGTCAGAGAGCAGTGACTTTAACGAacggagagaacgagaggagaggaggggagcgcTGGAGGCTGCTAACGCAGCTACCCAGCCCTCGGCCCCAGCCCCGCTACCCCCTCAAGGCTCAGCACCCCCCAGTAGGACCCCCACTGAGGGAGGGATGACGCCCAAACGCGAAGCAGCGGGGCCTGCCTGGGCCAGGAGGAGTTTCTCCAGTCAGCGTCCGGTGGAGAGGCAGAACCGCAGGGGGAACAGCGGACCCAAACCAGGCCGCGGCTACacaggggggaagggagagaggagaggaggtgccaAGGCTGGACGCAGAGG agctGCCCCTAACCCAGACTCAGCCCCAGGTGGGGGAGCAGTGCGTCCCGGGGGTAAAGATCCATCTGGACGCAGGAAGGACGAGGCCAAACAGACCAAACAGAAACCCAAGGAGAAGGAGAATGCTTTGTTGCAGTTTGACCTCAACAACTATGcca GTGTGGTGATCATAGATGACCATCCAGAGGTGACTACCTTAGAGGACACCCAGTCTAACACTGCAGACGACGGCTTCACTGAGGTGGTCTCACGTAAACAACAGAAACGACTACAggacgaggagaggaggaagaaagaaGAACAGACTACACAg CACTATGGGAAGAAAGgatcaggggagaagggga gaggaggaggaggaggcaagcTGCCTCCCAGATTTGCCAaaaagcagcagcagcaacaagcaTCGCTACAACAGCAAGCCTCACAGCCACAGcctccacccccccccaaaaaaaacaagcCACATCTCTCTGCCCCCCAGTTCCCTCCCCCTTCCCAGCCTGCTGCCTCTCCTCAGACTTTGGAGGGCTCTTTAACCCCCCTACCCTCCGCCCTGACCCCTACCATCGTGGACTTCAGCTCTAAGACCTCCCTGCCAGCTGTGGCCCTGGCCACGCAGCCCCACAGCACTCTGGGTACGGAACTCTGGGAAAACAAGGTGGCCGGATCCACCGTCCTGCCCGACGTCAAGAAAC tTGGACCTATCAGCCCTCCTCAGCCTCCTTCAGTCAGTGCCTGGAACAAACCTCTCACCACTTTCACTGGGGCTGTCACTCCTGAG GGAGTCAAACCTGGCTCCGAAGGAAGTGTGGATCTGGGGATGGACAGGATCCAGTTTGGAGCCCCGTCCTCAGCTGGCAGTACAGACAGTGATGGTGTACCAGCCATGCTAGAGACTGGACCTGACAACAAACTACCTGCTCCTaaagaacagagacagaaacagcccCGTGCTGGACCTATCAAAACACAGAAG ctCCCTGACATGGAGCCTAAGGAGTACAAGCCTGGCCCTATCGGTAAAGAACGCTCCCTCCGTAACCGCAAGGCTAAGGACATCCacgggggggagggagagggtctggaTGGGGGGATAGTACCAGGAGGAGGGGCCAGCAGAGCAGTGGACTCCAGCCCCACCAACACCGACACCTCTGTTCCTGAGCTGGGGGGTGACATCGAGGTGATGATCACCATAGCTTCTTCGGAGTATGGCAGCAGTTCCAAG GAGTCAGTGACTGACTACACCACCCCTTCGTCGTCTCTGGCTGACAGCGTTCCTACTGGAGGGAGTAAGATGGAGGAGAGCCTGGTAGCCAACGTGCCCCTGCcccactctctgcctctccctcgtAGAGAGGCGCTACAGCAGAGCTCCAGCCTCAGTACTGTCTCTCCTGCTAGCGTTGACCTCACACTGAAG ATGGAGTCAGCTCGTAAAGCGTGGGAGAACTCCCCCAGCCTGGTAGAGAAGAGCTCTCctgtcacctcctcttctcccatcacctcctgcacctcctcctcctactcctccttctcctctgcctCCATGCCTCAGATACCAGTGGCCTCCGTTACGCCAAGCACCTCTCTGACAG GTGCTGGGACCTACACCACGTCCTCTCTGAGCACTAAGACCACCACGGCCTCTGACCCCCCCAACATCTGCAAGGTGAAACCCCAGCAGCTGCAGACTGGATCCATGAGCGGGACCAGCTTCTCCCAGCTGGGCTGTGTGGCCCCCTTGCTGCCCCAGCAGCAACAGACTCCACAGGTCTACGTCTCCCAGTCTGCAGCAG CCCAGATTCCAGCGTTCTACATGGACACCAGTCACCTGTTCAGCAACCCCCGCCTGGCACCTCCCTCTCTGGCACAGCAGCAGGGCTACCAGCCTAGACTCTCACAG CAGGCAGCGGTGCAGCAGATTCCAATCCCCATCTATGCTCCCCTGCAGGGCcagcaccaacacacacaccaacacacacactctcaccagGCCCAGCTAGGCCTCAGCACCGGACCTCCCGTCTCACAGCCACAGGACCTCTTCAGCTCCTCACTGCAGccttacag GTCTCAGCAGGCCTTTATGCAGAGCAGCCTGTCCCAGCCCAGCCCCATGATGTTATCAGGGCCGTCTCTCCACAGCTACCCTGGGGTTGGGGGCCCTGACCTGGGCAAGCCTCAGTCCAGCCTGGCCTACCAGCagccctccaacacacacatcccGATCATGTTTGAACCACAGCTCAACCAGCCCTCTGGCATGGGAGGATCCCAGCTGATAGACACACACCTACTGCAGGTATGGGAAAAG CGTCAGGGGATGAGTCAGCATTCTAACCTGTACTCGGGGCAGGTGCAGCAACACGGACAGAGCAGTTACTATAGTAACACACAGTCTCCTAGCTCTGCCATGCAGCAG gtGCAAGTCTCTCTGCCGGGCTCCCAGCTAGGTCTTCCTAACTATGGTTCTGGGGGTGGCCAACCCCTCCTGGCgctgccccccacccctccccaggCTCAGCCCCCCAGCCTCAGCCGCCAGCCCCCCATCTCCCAGCCCTACAGGGGTCCATTCGGGCCCGGAcccacacacagcatgatgcagcCTCCTTCCAGCAAG ATGTGTGAGATGGACCTGAAGCTGTTTGGCAGTGGGATGGACATGAAGCCTGGCACTCCTCCTCACAGCGCTAGGAGCACTACTCCTACATCTAGTccttacag GGCCAGCTCTACATCTCCCAGCAGCCAGTCCAGTAAGATGAACAGCATGCTGTACCAGAAACAGTTCCAGCCCAGCTCTGCTGCCATGAGGGTCACACAGCACTTCCCTGGACAGTTCAACCCACAG ATTCTGTCTCAGCCCaacatggtctctcctctggtgcGCCCTCCCCCCCACACCCAACATGCTAACTCATTTGGTGGAGGGATGCAGCGTTCGCCAATGGGCCCACcacccatgtctccctctctgggaggaggGCTGATGCCTCACCCCCGGCCGCTaccgcagcagcagcagttcccccagcaCCCCCCCAGAGGGCCTCCTCCCCCCGCACCTCGAGGCCCACCAGGTCCCAGAGGCAACCAGGCAGAGCAGGACCTCAAG GCGAAGCAGCGAGCCGAGGTGCTCCAGTCGACTCATAAGTTCTTCTCAGAGCAGCAGCTCAAGGCTCCGTCAGTCTCCAAACCCACTCGTCTCGACCAGGGGGGATGCAAACCCCCCCTCGACATCCTGCCCCCCAACCACCAGACCGTAGGAGTCGTGGAGCGCCCTGAGCCCGACAAATCCTCTCTGTCGGTGGGCAAGCCCATCCGGACCGGCCCTATCAAGCCCCAGGCCATCAAACCAGAGGAGGGGAAGTAG